In Pseudostreptobacillus hongkongensis, the DNA window GCTATTAATAAATCACGTGAAGAAGCTAAATTACAAGAACAATTAATTAAAGAATTACAAAGAAGATTAGTTACTTACGAAATGAGTGATCTTGTTAATGAAGCAGTTGAAATTAATGGTGTAAAAGTTCTTTATAAAGACTTTGAAAATAAGGATATAGATGAACTTAAGAGCTTAATAGATATAGCTAAGCAAAAATTAAAATCTTGTGTTGTTATATTTGGTTCAAACAATGATAAAGCAATATTCGTTGCTGGAGTTACAAAAGATTTAACTTCTAAATATCATTCTGGAAATATAGTTAAAGTAGCAGCTAACTTTGCTGGTGGAAATGGTGGAGGTAGACCTGATTTTGCTCAAGCTGGAGGAAAAGAGGGTAAATTAACTAAAGATGCTATTAATGCTGCTATAGAATATATTAAAGGACTTTAATATGAGTGTATATTTAGGACTTGATGTTGGAGATGTTAGAGTTGGTGTAGCAAAGTCTGATATGTTAGGAATGTTTGCATCAGCTTATGAAGTAATAGATCGAAACAAGGTTAATCCTTTTATTAGAATTAATGAAATAATACTTGAAGAAAAAGTAATAGGTTTAGTTGTAGGACAGCCTAAGACTAAAGATGGTCAAAATGCTATTCAGGTTGAAAAAGTAGAAAAATTTTTAAATGAATTAAAAAAACATTTAACTAATGATATACCTATATATTTCATTGATGAAAGATATACTACTAAAGAAGCAGAGTATTATTTAAAAAACTTTTCTAAAAAAAATGGAAAAGAAAGAAGAAAAGTTGTGGATATGATAGCTGCTACAATAATACTTCAAAATTTTTTAGATAAAAAAATTAAATAAAATATATAGAAAATATATACCTAAAATTACCTGGTAAAACATAGTAATTTTGTAACAAAGGTATATATTTTTTGTTTATAATAATATTTATAAAAATATTGACATCTATAAATTCTGATATATAATATTATTGATATATATTATTTTAAATTTACATTTTAAGAATCATATTATTCTAAAAGAATATCAAACATTACAGACAAATTGACAACAAAATTATAAGTTTGAGAGTCTTATTATTCTAAAGGTATATAAACATTTAACATTTCTTTTATATAACAAAAAACTACAGCTAATAGTTTAATACTGTAGTTTTTAATATCACTATAAAATTCTTTCCCTAAAATTCTAAACTCTTTAATATTTCTTCATCTATATTTCCACCAGATAAAATTATACAATTTTTCTTATTTTCAAATTTTTCTCTATATTGTAAATAAGCTGCAAATCCTATAGATCCTGATGGTTCTACTAAATTTTTTTCTTTTAAAAGTAATAATTTAATAGCTTCTTTAACATATTTTTCTTCTACAATCAATATTTCATCTAATATATATGGAGCCAATCTATAAGGTGTTTCTCCTACACCTCCTAGTAATGCATCACATATAGTTTCACCTTTTGCTGGAAAATTATCATATCTAACATTATCTTTTAAACTTTCAAACATAGAAGGTGACATTTCTGTTTGAACTCCTATAACCTTAATTTTAGAATTATACCCTTTAATATATGCACCTACTCCTCCTAATATCCCCCCTCCCCCAAGTGGAACAAAAATTTGATCTATTTCTGGATAATCTTCTAATATTTCAAGTGCAAGAGTTCCCTGACCTGAAAGAGCTAGTTCATCAGAGCAAGGGTCTATAAATACCGCATTATTTTCTCTTGAATAATTAATTGCATATTCATGAGCTTCATCATAACTTTTACCTTTTAGTATAACTTGAGGTTCAAAACTTTTAATTTTATCTATTTTATTAATACTAGTTTTCTCAGATAAAAATATTTTAACATTTGAAAAGCCTAATTTCTTACCTACATAGGCAACAGACATACCGTGGTTCCCACTAGATACTGCTACTATTTCTGTATCTTTATTCAAAGTAGTTAATTTAGCGAATGCTCCCCTTACTTTACAACAATTTAATAATTGTCTATTTTCAGTTTTAAAATATATTTCAGTATTTTTATCACTAAAATTTATAGATTTATATGTTTCTGTTCTAATTATATATTTCTTTATTCTTTCATATGAATCAATAACCATTTTATACATATTTTCCATATAATCACCTCAAGTATAGTTTAATATATTTATATATTTTTTACAAGTATAGAAAAAACTCCCACTTTCGTGAGAGTTTAATTTCATTACCATCTATATTTTAAATTTAAACTTAATTTACCTTCAGCAGAATTAAAGAATGAATTATTTACACCATTTTTCTTGTTAAATTTAAATATTCCTTCTAATTTAGGCCCTACTTCTAATCTGCCATCTACAAATCTTATAGAAGTGCCTAATGATGGAGTTAATACTAAATCATGTTGATCATTTGCATTTTTCAAATTATTAGCCTGAGCTATAACTTTATCTCTGAATTTTTCATCTTTAATATTATTTCTATAATCTATTATTTGTGGATAATAATTATCATCTATTCTTGTAACATTAATAATATAGTCTGTAAATGCTTTATATAAATCATTTCCTAAATCATTATATCTATATTCAGTCTTGAATCCACCAATTATATCTATATTTTTATCGTAGTTATATTTACTTTCAAGATTAAGTGAAGCATTTATTCCTTGTTTTTTAAGAACTAAAGTCGCATCTGTATTTAAGTCTACGTATCCATATTTAACATTTAAATCTGCCATATTACTAAATTTATCTATACTATGATTTGTTGCTTTAACTCCTAGATCTGCAAATACTGCAAAATTAGGATTTTTACTATATTTATAGTAATCATAAATATTAGCACTCGCTACAATATCTGTATCCATAAATTTAGTAGTCAAGCTATTTTTTAACCATCCAAATTGTCTGTGGAATAATAACTCTGTTCCAGTTTTTTGTAATACATAACGTAATCCTAATTCAGATTTTAACATATTATCTGAGTAATTAACTGTTGGACCTAATACAACCCAATGTTTATTCTTTTCAAGTTTATTATTTTTACCAAATACATCTAAATGATAGTCAAGATTAAATGCAACATTAAATTTATCATATTTATATTCAGCCTTATTTTCACTCATTACTGCAACAGTATTTTCTAATGTAGCAGAAAGAGGTGTTGTATTTTTTAAAACTTGACCTAACATATGCTTATATGTATATTTAGCTTTATTCTTTGTAGTAAATTTGAAATCACCCATCATATATTCTGCACCAACTTTAAGTTCAGGAGTATGAGTCATATCTCCTTTATTTCCTTTATATGTTTTAGTTGCTTCTGTAATATCTTGTGATAAAACTTGACTATTTATACCTAATTTATAGTTCAAATCACCTGTTAGTTTTAGATTTTCAATACCAGTATATACTGCACCATTTTCAACTTTTAAATTAATAGTACGTGTATCTTTAACATTTTCTGCATTTTCTTTTGATAATATAGTGTCTAATTCTACTTCACCTAAATTAGTTAATTTTAAGTCTTTATTTAGCATAGTTTCAAGTTTTCCATTTACTTTCAACTTACCTAATGACTTGTAATTAGTTGAATCTAATAAATTTCTTACAAATCCACTAGCCTTCATATTATCATTAATATTACCATTTAATTTAACAAAACTTTCAACTGTTGCATCTTCAAAATTTTTACTTGAATAATTTAATCCACCTATTAAATTAACTTTATCAACTTTACCATGCGTAACTACACCAAATACTAAAGTATGTTCTGGTTTATGTAATTTATATCCATTTTCTTCTAAATATCCAACTTTTTCATCTTTATTAAAATATCTCTTAGAATCAAATTTATTTTTAGCTTTTAAATGTGCAACAATTGCATCTTCTAAAATAAATTTTGATTCAACAATCTTATTATTAACATTCTTTAAAGTTTTAGTATATCCATGTTTAGTACCTAAATTTACTGTTAAATCAAAATCTTCACTTACTTTTGAATCAACTCTCATACCTACATAGTAATTACCAAATGCATCAAATACTAAATTTTTTCCAAAATCTTTTTTTAATACATCTCCTTTTGTTCCAACAAATACAGAAACATCATTACTATCAGTAAAATATGCTTGTAATTTAGTTTCTTTAAATAATTTTGAAGTACTAGGAACCCCTTTATGATTAAATCCATTTGAAGTGTATCCATTTTGAACACTACCTGTAGTAGTTACTTCCAAATTACCATTAAAATTATCAGCTAAACTTATAACAGAAGTTAAAGCTATCATACCAAATAATACTTTTTTCATCATTTCTCCTCCTAATGTGTATTTCAATATTAGTATAATATGATTTTTCTGTTTGTCAATAGACATTAATATAAAATAACAAAAGAAATTGCATTGTGTTCAGTATGACTTATGCTTACATCTCCATTTATTTTTTCACCTGATATTAAAATATATGGTTTCCCATTTTCATCATTTAAAATTTCTGTATTTCTCATAGGAATTTCTATACCTATTCCTTTTGCTTTAAAATATGCTTCTTTAGCTGCAAATTTCCCAGCATATGATTCATACTTATTTTTCTTATTTTCACAGTATTCTATTTCCTTAGTACTAAAAACATTTGTTTTAAAGTTTTCTGTTCTTTCAATTGCTTTTTTAATCCTTTCAACTTCTACTATATCAGTTCCTATTTTATACATATTCCGTACACCTTTTTAGCATTTTCTGTAGTAATTCTTTTTACTTCTTCTACATCCATATTTTTTATTTCAGCTATCTTATTAACTACATATTCAACATAAACAGGATTATTTGGTTTACCTCTAAATGGTACTGGAGTTAAATATGGTGAATCTGTTTCTATAACTATTCTATCAATAGGCATTTTTTCAACCATCTCATGTCCTATCTTATTATTCTTAAATGTTACTGTTCCACCAACACCTACATAGAATCTATCAAGTATAGGTAACACTTCCTCATAACTACCAGGATAACAATGCATAATTCCTCTTAATTTCGGATAACTTTTAACTATTTCTAGTGTATCATCTAAAGCTTCTCTTGTATGTATTACTATAGGCAAATCATTTTCTATAGCTAACTCAATTTGTTTTTTAAATCCTTCTTTTTGAACTTCAATAGGATCATTCATCCAATGATAGTCAAGCCCTATCTCTCCTATCGCAACTATCTTATTATTATTTTTTGATATATTAATTAATTCTTTCATCTTATCTTCATCATATTTAGATATATCACAAGGATGATAACCTATAGTTGCAAACATTTTATCATTATTATTTGCATATTCAATACAACTTAATGATGTTTCATAATCACAAGATATATTAACTATAAAGTCTAGCTTTTCATTAATTTGTTTTATAATTTCATCTCTATTTTCATCATATGTATCATCATAAAGATGTAAATGTGTATCAACTAAATTTTTCAATTTATACACCTCCTAATTGATATAAATAATTATGACACAAAAATTAATAACAGTCAATAAATAGAATTTTTTTGAATATTGTGAAATTTAGATGTTATCATATAAAATATAGATTATATGTAGAAAATTTTTATAGTAAAAAAATAACACCGCTATAAAAGTGTTATATATCTAGTTTATTTCTTATTATATTATCAACTACTTCTCTTACTACTAAACATTGTATATTCTAGCATATTTAGTATTACCTTATCTGTATTATCATCACTTTATGTAGTTGAACTGTTTAATAATCTTTCAGTATCTCTTAAAGGTTTTCCCTCTCTTCCTTTTAATGGCTTCCAAGCATTACCATCAGGATCTACTCCCCTATGAAATCTATACTTTACTTTATTTTGCATAGCTGTTGCAACTTTTCTCATTATATCTTTTTTAACTTCTATATCTAAATCTTTGGGTATCTTAATACCTCTTATTTTTTTATTTCTATGTTCATATTTCTCCTAAAAATAAAAAATAGAGCCTTTTGATTGTAAGCTCTACTGTATCTACACTTATAATGTCCACCAATGTCAATTATAATTTGTATCCTTTTTTCATATTATCCATGTATAGTTTTTCATTTTTAAAATATACTTCTGGTAACAATTCTAAAATACTACAATTATTTTTTAATGCTTCTCTAAGTAAAGCAGCAATATCAAATTCAGTATATCCTCTAGGGAAAAAATCAAAATATAATTGTTTTTCATCTTTATGTTTTTCATAATATTCCCTTAAAATATTTATGTTATTTATATCTTTAAAAGTATATTCTTCAACCAATAATAAATACATTTTAATTACCTCCTAAAATATTATTTAACAACTCAAAGTATATTTCACAAGATTTAGAGAAATATCTATTTATAAGTTCATAACTTTCTATATTAGTAATCAAAGAGCTTATAACTTCTGTAAAAAATTCAATTGATACTTTAGTATCTTTACCTATATTTATATACTGACTTCTTATATTTATATAAATTATTTCATCAGCTATACTACTTAAAGTATCCTTATCATTCACATCTATTCTCAATGAATTAATAATATCATTTTTATAGTCTAATTTGATTTTTTCAAATTCAAGAACTAACATTTCATAAATACTTTTATTATATTTTTTACTAATAAATACCTCAGAATAAAGTAAATCGTTATCTTTAGATATATCCTTATATTTTTCAAAGTAAGCTAAACGATCTATATTATGCCCTAATTCATAAAATAAAACATCGTAAGGTTTTGCAATATCCGTCCCATTTAATATATCATCTATACTCAAATTAATTCCTGATACTTTATCATTTATTCTAGGTATATCAACTGGACTAAAATCAAGCTCCACTATAGTAACCTTATTAAAATCCTTCTATACTTTTTATTATTCTTTTGTTTCTTTAACCTCTAATTTTCATCTATTTTAGGTTTATACGTATTATTTGAATTATTATTTTGCTGTTTATTTTCTTTTTTAGCTACATCAATTATATTATCATTTTCTGTATCTAAACATGAACATCTAATAGCAAAACCTATTAAACTAAACTCTCCCTTTTATCATACTTTAAACTCCTTTACATATGTTTTTAGCTTTAGTATAACACAATCAAAATTAATTTGCATTATAAATTATAAAAAAAACGTATCTAAGTCCATTCTTAGATACGTGTAAAAGACTATTTAATATATGCCTTCATTGTCCATAATAATTTTTCATATTCTAATATATGAGAATCAAGTTCTGCACTTGTTCCATAATCTTTTTCTTCATCAGTAATTTCTTTTAATACTCTTACTGAATTTAATAAGTATTCAGTATCAGAAATTAAATGTTTTAATGCTTCTTTTACTGTAATATCTTCATCATTTGCTTCAACAATCTTAGTAATTTCTAAATATTTTTTAGAAGTTCCATAAGGTCTTCCACCTATAGATAATATTCTTTCTGCAATTACGTCTATTTTTTCATTAACTGCATCATAGATTTCTTCAAGTTTAGCATGAACTGTAAAGAACCCTTGTCCTACTACATTCCAATGATAATTTTGAACCTTTCTATAATAAATATTTAAATCTGCTAAATATTGGTTTAAAGCCACTATTGTTTTTTCCATTTTATCCTCCTAATCTCTATCTTTCATTTTTTCTTTATATTTTCTTACTTGTCTTTCAAGTGAGTCTGCTAATATATCTATAGCAGAGTATAAGTCATCTTTTTCTTCCTCTACTCTAATAGTTTTGTTAGGTACTGAAGTTAATGCTATAGCCCTATATACTTTACCTTCAGACTTAGTATTTTCAACAGTTAAAGTAACATGTGTTTCAGTTATATTTTCAAGATATTTAGTAATTCTTGAAATTTTTGTTTCTACATATTCCTTTAAGGATTCTGTCATTTCTAAATGTTTTCCGCTTATTATTATTTTCATAATAACACTTCCTTCCTAATATATCTATCTATCTATATATATTATACACTATTAATCTAATTTTATCAACTCACCTTTAACTAAACTATATTTATCTCTAGCTAGATTTGCAAGTTCTATACTATGTGTAACTATTATTATTCCCTGACCTTTTTTATTAAGTTCGACAAATAAATTATTTATTAATTCACTTGTTTCACCATCCAGATTACCAGTTGGTTCATCTGCAAGTATTATGTCTGGTGAATTAATTAAAGCTCTAGCTATTGCAACTCTTTGTTTTTCTCCTCCAGATAATTCTTGAGGTCTATGTTTTAATCTATGACCAAGTCCAACACTTTCTAATAGTTCTATGGCTCTTTTTTCTATTTCTAATCTAGATATATCATCTCTAATTAATGCAGGCATCATAACATTTTCAACTGCATTAAATTCATTTAAAAGATAATGAAATTGAAAAACATAACCTATA includes these proteins:
- the ruvX gene encoding Holliday junction resolvase RuvX, with the translated sequence MSVYLGLDVGDVRVGVAKSDMLGMFASAYEVIDRNKVNPFIRINEIILEEKVIGLVVGQPKTKDGQNAIQVEKVEKFLNELKKHLTNDIPIYFIDERYTTKEAEYYLKNFSKKNGKERRKVVDMIAATIILQNFLDKKIK
- a CDS encoding pyridoxal-phosphate dependent enzyme, which produces MENMYKMVIDSYERIKKYIIRTETYKSINFSDKNTEIYFKTENRQLLNCCKVRGAFAKLTTLNKDTEIVAVSSGNHGMSVAYVGKKLGFSNVKIFLSEKTSINKIDKIKSFEPQVILKGKSYDEAHEYAINYSRENNAVFIDPCSDELALSGQGTLALEILEDYPEIDQIFVPLGGGGILGGVGAYIKGYNSKIKVIGVQTEMSPSMFESLKDNVRYDNFPAKGETICDALLGGVGETPYRLAPYILDEILIVEEKYVKEAIKLLLLKEKNLVEPSGSIGFAAYLQYREKFENKKNCIILSGGNIDEEILKSLEF
- the acpS gene encoding holo-ACP synthase, whose translation is MYKIGTDIVEVERIKKAIERTENFKTNVFSTKEIEYCENKKNKYESYAGKFAAKEAYFKAKGIGIEIPMRNTEILNDENGKPYILISGEKINGDVSISHTEHNAISFVILY
- a CDS encoding TatD family hydrolase; this encodes MKNLVDTHLHLYDDTYDENRDEIIKQINEKLDFIVNISCDYETSLSCIEYANNNDKMFATIGYHPCDISKYDEDKMKELINISKNNNKIVAIGEIGLDYHWMNDPIEVQKEGFKKQIELAIENDLPIVIHTREALDDTLEIVKSYPKLRGIMHCYPGSYEEVLPILDRFYVGVGGTVTFKNNKIGHEMVEKMPIDRIVIETDSPYLTPVPFRGKPNNPVYVEYVVNKIAEIKNMDVEEVKRITTENAKKVYGICIK
- a CDS encoding phage virion morphogenesis protein, encoding MRKVATAMQNKVKYRFHRGVDPDGNAWKPLKGREGKPLRDTERLLNSSTT
- a CDS encoding Dps family protein, with translation MEKTIVALNQYLADLNIYYRKVQNYHWNVVGQGFFTVHAKLEEIYDAVNEKIDVIAERILSIGGRPYGTSKKYLEITKIVEANDEDITVKEALKHLISDTEYLLNSVRVLKEITDEEKDYGTSAELDSHILEYEKLLWTMKAYIK
- the hpf gene encoding ribosome hibernation-promoting factor, HPF/YfiA family codes for the protein MKIIISGKHLEMTESLKEYVETKISRITKYLENITETHVTLTVENTKSEGKVYRAIALTSVPNKTIRVEEEKDDLYSAIDILADSLERQVRKYKEKMKDRD
- a CDS encoding ABC transporter ATP-binding protein codes for the protein MLELKNVNKIYETKSEKIEVLKNINFKFNNGDFVSIQGKSGSGKTTLLNILGLLDNKTSGEILINNQDIDKNDLVQLRNSNIGYVFQFHYLLNEFNAVENVMMPALIRDDISRLEIEKRAIELLESVGLGHRLKHRPQELSGGEKQRVAIARALINSPDIILADEPTGNLDGETSELINNLFVELNKKGQGIIIVTHSIELANLARDKYSLVKGELIKLD